In Streptomyces capitiformicae, one genomic interval encodes:
- a CDS encoding urease accessory protein UreD, with amino-acid sequence MRTDKNTAKVGIIGAMSAPLGGDRLTIDVTAGNRAALEITTAAATLALRGPTTAPAHYDVRLTAGEHTSLRWLPQPLISAVGSNLRQTYTVELATTSRLLLREEQLLGRANEEAGHLVSRLLVHRAGRPLLDQQTAYGDPEPGWDGPAVLHGHRAVGQLLLVNPEMDTPRDPVLLRQGSRDGCAVLTPLANGPALLATAVAPTSSALRELLDEALAHALHK; translated from the coding sequence ATGCGCACCGACAAGAACACCGCCAAGGTCGGGATCATCGGCGCGATGAGCGCCCCCCTCGGCGGCGACCGGCTCACCATCGACGTCACCGCCGGGAACCGGGCCGCCCTGGAGATCACGACAGCCGCCGCCACACTCGCCCTGCGCGGCCCCACCACCGCCCCAGCCCACTACGACGTACGGCTCACCGCCGGCGAACACACCAGCCTGCGCTGGCTGCCCCAGCCGCTGATCAGCGCCGTCGGCAGCAACCTCCGGCAGACCTACACCGTCGAACTCGCCACAACCTCCCGGCTGTTACTGCGAGAGGAACAGCTCCTGGGCCGGGCCAACGAGGAAGCGGGCCACCTCGTCAGCCGACTCCTGGTCCACCGCGCCGGAAGACCACTGCTCGACCAGCAGACGGCATACGGGGACCCAGAGCCCGGCTGGGACGGCCCAGCCGTCCTGCACGGACACCGCGCTGTCGGCCAACTCCTACTCGTCAACCCGGAGATGGACACTCCCCGCGACCCCGTCCTCCTCCGCCAGGGCTCCCGGGACGGGTGCGCCGTCCTCACACCGCTGGCCAACGGCCCGGCACTGCTCGCCACCGCCGTCGCACCAACCTCCTCGGCCCTGCGGGAACTCCTCGACGAAGCCCTCGCACACGCCCTCCACAAGTAG
- a CDS encoding IS630 family transposase (programmed frameshift), with amino-acid sequence MRYADGGGLTVGGRQRRETVRMQAAELFEQKIKPPEVARCLRVSRKSAYQWHQLWRDGGAQALASRGPSGSRCRLSPRCLEKLAAYLEQGPAAHGWVEDQVWTAARVATLIGRKFHVSYSVSGATRLMHRLGFSPQVPARRVAERDENAVTIWKEATWAEVKEPGRPGGGYICFEDEAGFTRRPPRGRTWGRHGRTPQVTVSGRRSGRLSVAGLIAMRPGSRTRLCHRLRTHSAGKGKRRSMGERDFIALIDGTHQLVKAPIVLVWDRLNTHVSHAMRELIAEREWLTVFLLPAYSPDLNPVEGVWAHVKRSLANLAVVALDRLETLVRNRLKRLQHRPETLDGFITGTGLALDIPTSP; translated from the exons GTGAGGTATGCGGATGGGGGCGGGCTGACCGTTGGGGGACGTCAGCGCCGGGAGACGGTACGGATGCAGGCGGCCGAATTGTTCGAGCAGAAGATCAAGCCGCCGGAGGTGGCACGGTGCCTGCGGGTGAGCCGGAAGTCGGCCTACCAGTGGCACCAGCTGTGGCGAGACGGCGGTGCGCAGGCTCTGGCCTCACGCGGCCCGAGTGGATCGAGATGCCGTCTGTCGCCGCGTTGCCTGGAGAAGCTGGCCGCCTACCTGGAGCAGGGACCGGCCGCGCATGGCTGGGTGGAGGACCAGGTGTGGACGGCGGCGCGGGTGGCCACGCTGATAGGCAGGAAGTTCCACGTTTCCTACAGCGTCTCCGGGGCGACGAGGCTGATGCACCGGCTCGGCTTCAGCCCGCAGGTGCCCGCACGGCGGGTCGCCGAGCGTGATGAGAACGCCGTGACCATCTGGAAGGAGGCGACCTGGGCCGAGGTAAAAGAGCCCGGGCGGCCTG GCGGAGGCTACATCTGCTTCGAGGACGAGGCAGGCTTCACCCGACGGCCGCCCAGAGGACGCACCTGGGGCCGGCACGGTCGCACACCGCAGGTGACGGTGAGCGGGCGGCGCTCGGGACGCCTGTCCGTGGCCGGACTGATCGCTATGCGACCTGGCTCCCGCACGCGGCTGTGCCACCGCCTGCGCACCCATTCTGCCGGCAAGGGTAAGCGCCGTAGCATGGGCGAACGCGACTTCATCGCGCTGATCGACGGCACGCACCAACTCGTCAAGGCGCCGATCGTGCTGGTGTGGGACCGCCTGAACACCCACGTCTCCCACGCCATGCGTGAGCTGATCGCCGAGCGTGAGTGGCTGACGGTGTTCCTGCTGCCCGCCTACTCGCCCGACCTCAACCCCGTGGAGGGGGTATGGGCACACGTCAAACGCAGCCTGGCCAATCTCGCCGTCGTAGCCCTCGACCGCCTGGAAACGCTCGTCCGCAACCGGCTCAAACGCCTCCAGCACCGGCCAGAAACCCTCGACGGCTTCATTACCGGAACCGGCCTCGCTCTCGACATTCCCACATCTCCCTGA
- a CDS encoding SMI1/KNR4 family protein gives MEEPTGMTALQQLLPPPPGAGEDIDWKAAEARWGTRFPRDYMEFMAVYGVGGIGSQEEIGEVAILGPFPTGAYEHSPDDFEDETGNARLTWEEEGADQEGLDLDPEHILAWGYTSHADMLCWLTSDPDPDKWPVLLFARHGSQTCEVVPCGMVEFLRRLLAEELPSYSLECTPEPRFEHWRKGR, from the coding sequence ATGGAAGAACCAACGGGGATGACCGCACTGCAGCAGCTGCTGCCTCCGCCCCCCGGCGCGGGCGAGGACATCGACTGGAAGGCGGCCGAGGCACGGTGGGGGACCAGGTTCCCCCGGGACTACATGGAGTTCATGGCCGTGTACGGCGTCGGCGGGATCGGCTCGCAGGAGGAGATCGGCGAGGTCGCAATCCTCGGGCCGTTTCCCACCGGGGCCTACGAGCACTCCCCCGACGACTTCGAGGACGAGACGGGGAACGCTCGTCTGACCTGGGAAGAGGAGGGCGCCGACCAAGAAGGTCTCGACCTGGACCCGGAGCACATCCTCGCTTGGGGCTACACGTCCCACGCCGACATGCTGTGCTGGCTGACCAGCGATCCCGACCCCGACAAGTGGCCCGTCCTGCTCTTCGCCCGTCATGGCTCGCAGACCTGCGAGGTCGTCCCCTGCGGCATGGTCGAGTTCCTGCGCAGACTGCTCGCCGAGGAACTCCCCTCGTACAGCCTGGAGTGCACGCCCGAGCCGCGTTTCGAGCACTGGCGCAAGGGGCGATGA
- a CDS encoding TniB family NTP-binding protein, whose product MLAIEFARFIGLPLPSRYSQVEVTNKVCDLLCTLGCRLVLIDELHNLDIGTRVGAEASDQIKYLSERIPATFVLAGVDVEGTGLFAGRRGGQIASRYSLIPTSPFRHKTEEQRSSWRSLVATLEESLRLHAHRPGTLLKLSSYLHDRTGGMIGSLSHLVREAALDAILDGSERITRASLERVDLDESAEQQNLPRARRRRTRIEKRTA is encoded by the coding sequence ATGCTGGCCATCGAGTTCGCCCGGTTCATCGGCCTGCCTCTGCCGTCCCGCTACAGCCAGGTCGAGGTCACCAACAAGGTCTGTGATCTGCTCTGCACCCTCGGCTGCCGTCTCGTGCTCATCGACGAACTGCACAATCTCGACATCGGTACGCGGGTTGGCGCCGAGGCATCCGACCAGATCAAGTACCTCTCCGAGCGCATCCCCGCGACCTTCGTCCTGGCCGGTGTCGATGTCGAGGGCACCGGTCTGTTTGCCGGACGGCGCGGCGGACAGATCGCCAGCCGCTACAGCCTCATCCCCACCAGCCCATTCCGCCACAAGACCGAGGAACAGCGCAGCTCTTGGCGATCGCTGGTCGCGACACTGGAGGAATCCCTGCGGCTGCATGCCCACCGGCCGGGCACCTTGCTGAAGCTGAGCAGCTATCTTCACGACCGCACCGGCGGCATGATCGGGAGCCTGTCCCACCTCGTCCGCGAAGCCGCCCTGGACGCCATCCTTGACGGCAGCGAGAGAATCACCCGGGCGTCGCTGGAACGGGTCGACCTGGACGAGAGCGCCGAGCAGCAGAACCTCCCGCGAGCACGCCGGCGCCGGACCCGCATCGAGAAACGGACCGCGTGA
- a CDS encoding transglutaminase-like domain-containing protein — MTDDVLNYWQPGPFTTLDAAQLPLIEGLPDDPVGICAAVQGLVIQPTDAAALGIPEDRIAEKNIRPVNELIAALTALDPAPLHRPRTPEKRVIGTCRHFATIACAILRARGVASRARCGFGTYFQEGRGFDHWITEYWDDGQRRWVRVDTEHLGKNFVTRPDDLAPGEFLTGGEAWAQYRSSMIDPHTFGVVGTDHAWGPHEISGNVVRDLAALCKQETLNWDEWGRMTAAYEGKTGPDYDQLIDVVAGACSKDDPSALIRLSANPDLAVPQHIIG; from the coding sequence GTGACCGATGACGTGCTCAACTACTGGCAGCCCGGCCCCTTTACGACTTTGGATGCGGCGCAACTCCCGCTCATCGAGGGACTGCCAGACGACCCCGTCGGCATCTGCGCCGCCGTTCAGGGACTGGTCATCCAGCCCACAGACGCCGCGGCGTTAGGGATTCCCGAGGACCGGATCGCAGAGAAGAACATCCGGCCGGTCAACGAACTGATTGCCGCGCTGACTGCCCTGGATCCGGCTCCACTGCACCGGCCTCGAACGCCCGAAAAGCGGGTGATCGGCACCTGCCGGCACTTCGCCACGATCGCCTGCGCGATCCTGCGGGCGCGAGGTGTCGCCTCCCGCGCCCGGTGTGGTTTCGGCACCTACTTCCAGGAAGGGCGCGGCTTCGACCACTGGATCACCGAGTACTGGGACGATGGCCAGCGCCGATGGGTACGCGTCGACACCGAACACCTCGGCAAGAACTTCGTCACTCGCCCAGACGACCTCGCTCCGGGCGAGTTCCTCACGGGCGGCGAGGCATGGGCCCAATACCGAAGCAGCATGATCGATCCGCACACATTCGGGGTGGTCGGCACCGATCACGCCTGGGGTCCGCATGAGATCAGCGGCAACGTCGTCCGCGACCTCGCCGCACTCTGCAAGCAGGAGACACTGAACTGGGACGAGTGGGGCCGCATGACCGCGGCCTACGAGGGCAAGACCGGACCGGACTACGACCAGCTGATCGACGTGGTCGCCGGCGCATGCTCCAAGGACGATCCGTCGGCCTTGATCCGTCTGTCCGCCAACCCGGACCTGGCCGTTCCCCAGCACATCATCGGTTGA
- a CDS encoding urease subunit beta, producing MCCDEDDTVSRFDAIYFNVHLDGDQQGVSLQRDATSLPGPGRTKIKVKNESDRPIQVASHYHFAEVNPGLKVVSIEVPAGQTVPDDRSLWNCDAAKGRRLNIAAGTAVRFEPGDECCVELVQIQGDVTAGGSNTSDLTKIQGLREGIVR from the coding sequence GTGTGTTGCGACGAGGACGACACCGTCTCCCGGTTCGACGCGATCTACTTCAACGTGCACCTCGACGGGGACCAGCAGGGCGTCAGTCTGCAGAGGGACGCCACCTCCTTGCCGGGGCCGGGAAGGACGAAGATCAAGGTGAAGAACGAGTCGGACCGCCCCATTCAGGTCGCCTCCCACTATCACTTCGCCGAGGTCAACCCGGGGCTCAAGGTCGTCAGCATCGAGGTCCCTGCCGGTCAGACAGTCCCGGATGACCGCAGTCTGTGGAACTGCGATGCGGCGAAGGGCCGACGGCTCAACATCGCCGCCGGCACGGCCGTGCGCTTCGAGCCGGGCGACGAGTGCTGTGTGGAACTGGTGCAGATCCAGGGTGATGTCACGGCCGGCGGCAGCAACACCAGCGACCTGACCAAGATCCAGGGACTGCGCGAGGGGATCGTCCGATGA
- a CDS encoding urease subunit alpha, producing MRADYTALYGPTTRDRVRLADTDLALEIEADWSGGPSYSGNEMVFGGGKVIRESMGMSHLARDGRDGKGKATDHRPVDTVITGALILDWWGVVKADIGIRDGRIAAIGKAYNPETMDKITSFEMPDRGPTQEAPPVTPTNFVIGPSTEVVSGNGRILTAGGVDTHVHFICPGEIHEALASGVTTLIGGGTGPAEGSTATTVTPGAWHIRRVFEALDEFPVNIGLLGKGSTMNEHELNAQVDAGVCGFKIHEDWGATPAVIDRALDVCEERGVQLALHADSLNESGFLESTRAAFTGDGRDAGGKFTKKKARSIHIFHVEGAGGGHAPDMIELVKEPNVLPASTNPTRPLTVNTVKEHVDMMIVCHHLNPEIEADMAFADSRIRPSTMAAEDLLHDMGAISMMSSDAQAMGRIGEMIMRTWQTAHVMKARYGPLPEDLQSAKVRTIREDNEDHKDKQHSFNDQQRQPNDNFRARRYVAKYTINPAITHGIDGHVGSVQTGKLADLVLWEPKFFGVKPHMVLKGGQLAYAQVGDANASIPTPQPYQPRPVWGSTGRSPGHNSVNFTAPGVAGNLNGDGTGSHPGLGLDKDFVDITSTRHVTKADMKLNDTVPDSLEVDHNSFEVTIGGATTTDTRTELNGATVPRSYVTEVPLAQRYFLF from the coding sequence ATGCGGGCGGATTACACCGCGCTGTACGGGCCGACCACGCGGGACCGGGTCCGGCTCGCCGACACCGACCTCGCTCTGGAGATCGAGGCCGACTGGAGCGGAGGCCCTTCGTACAGCGGCAATGAGATGGTCTTCGGCGGCGGCAAGGTGATCCGCGAGTCGATGGGAATGTCGCACCTCGCCAGGGACGGGAGGGACGGCAAGGGCAAGGCCACGGACCACAGGCCCGTGGACACCGTCATCACGGGCGCGCTGATCCTCGACTGGTGGGGCGTGGTCAAGGCCGACATCGGCATCCGCGACGGCAGGATCGCGGCCATCGGCAAGGCGTACAACCCCGAGACGATGGACAAGATCACGAGCTTCGAGATGCCGGATCGTGGGCCTACGCAGGAAGCCCCGCCGGTGACGCCGACAAACTTCGTCATCGGGCCGAGCACCGAGGTCGTCTCCGGCAACGGGCGGATCCTCACCGCGGGGGGTGTGGACACCCATGTCCACTTCATCTGCCCCGGGGAGATCCACGAGGCGCTGGCTTCGGGTGTGACCACCTTGATCGGCGGCGGCACCGGACCGGCCGAGGGCAGTACCGCCACCACCGTGACCCCGGGCGCATGGCACATCAGGCGGGTCTTCGAGGCGCTGGATGAGTTCCCGGTCAACATCGGCCTGCTCGGCAAGGGCAGCACGATGAACGAGCACGAGCTCAACGCGCAGGTGGACGCCGGTGTCTGCGGCTTCAAGATCCACGAGGACTGGGGCGCCACACCCGCGGTGATCGACCGGGCCCTGGATGTCTGTGAAGAGCGCGGTGTCCAGCTCGCTCTGCACGCCGATTCGCTGAACGAGTCGGGGTTCCTGGAGAGCACGCGGGCGGCCTTCACCGGCGACGGCAGGGACGCCGGGGGCAAGTTCACGAAGAAGAAGGCACGCTCCATCCACATCTTCCATGTCGAAGGTGCCGGCGGCGGTCACGCGCCGGACATGATCGAGCTGGTCAAGGAGCCGAACGTGCTGCCGGCCTCGACCAACCCGACGCGTCCTTTGACGGTCAACACCGTCAAGGAGCACGTCGACATGATGATCGTGTGCCATCACCTCAACCCGGAGATTGAGGCGGACATGGCCTTCGCCGACTCCCGGATCCGGCCGTCCACGATGGCGGCGGAGGACCTCCTCCACGACATGGGTGCCATCTCGATGATGTCCTCGGATGCCCAGGCGATGGGGCGCATCGGCGAGATGATCATGCGTACCTGGCAGACCGCGCACGTCATGAAGGCGCGCTACGGCCCGCTGCCCGAAGACCTGCAGAGCGCGAAAGTCCGAACGATCCGCGAGGACAACGAGGACCACAAGGACAAGCAGCACTCCTTCAACGACCAGCAGCGGCAGCCGAACGACAACTTCCGGGCGCGCCGGTACGTCGCGAAGTACACGATCAACCCGGCGATCACGCACGGCATCGACGGCCACGTCGGCTCCGTGCAGACGGGGAAGCTCGCCGATCTGGTGCTGTGGGAGCCGAAGTTCTTCGGCGTCAAACCGCACATGGTCCTCAAGGGCGGCCAGCTCGCGTACGCGCAGGTCGGCGACGCCAACGCGTCGATCCCAACGCCGCAGCCCTACCAGCCGCGCCCGGTCTGGGGCTCCACCGGCCGCTCCCCGGGACACAACTCGGTGAACTTCACAGCTCCGGGCGTGGCCGGCAACCTGAACGGAGACGGCACCGGCAGTCATCCGGGTCTCGGTCTCGACAAGGACTTCGTGGACATCACCAGCACCCGGCACGTCACGAAGGCCGACATGAAACTGAACGACACCGTGCCCGACAGCCTCGAAGTCGACCACAACAGCTTCGAGGTCACCATCGGCGGCGCGACCACGACCGACACCCGCACCGAACTCAATGGTGCGACCGTGCCGCGCTCCTACGTCACCGAAGTACCCCTGGCACAGCGGTACTTCCTCTTCTGA
- a CDS encoding MBL fold metallo-hydrolase, with translation MKVHHLNCGTMLPPGAGRIVCHVLLIETGDGLVLVDSGFGLDDIAEPGRRLGPTRHLLKPALAREETAARQVERLGFDRDDVRHIVVTHLDQDHIGGLSDFPHAQVHVTAAELLGSVTSPSRQERFRYRAAQWAHGPRFVEHGPGGERWRGFAAARELDTIAPGIVLVPLPGHTRGHTCVAVDAGSHWILHAGDAFFHRSTLDRTSTAPAVLRVMERLVAYDLKQVRANHARLAELHHRAEPDLVIVNAHDAELYERIRNLRATQG, from the coding sequence ATGAAGGTCCACCACCTCAACTGCGGCACGATGCTCCCGCCCGGTGCCGGCCGGATCGTCTGTCACGTCCTGCTGATCGAGACCGGCGACGGCCTCGTCCTCGTGGACTCCGGGTTCGGCCTCGACGACATCGCGGAACCCGGGCGGCGACTGGGACCCACGCGCCACCTCCTCAAGCCGGCCCTCGCCCGCGAGGAGACCGCCGCCCGGCAGGTCGAACGGCTTGGGTTCGACCGGGACGACGTACGGCACATCGTCGTCACGCACCTCGACCAGGACCACATCGGCGGTCTGTCCGACTTCCCCCACGCCCAAGTGCACGTCACAGCGGCCGAGTTGCTCGGATCGGTCACCTCTCCGTCCCGGCAGGAGCGGTTCCGCTACCGCGCGGCCCAGTGGGCACACGGGCCGAGGTTCGTCGAGCACGGGCCCGGCGGCGAGCGGTGGCGGGGCTTCGCGGCGGCCAGGGAACTCGACACGATCGCCCCCGGCATCGTCCTCGTCCCCCTCCCCGGCCACACCCGCGGTCACACCTGCGTCGCGGTCGACGCCGGCAGCCACTGGATCCTGCACGCGGGCGACGCCTTCTTCCACCGCAGCACGCTCGACCGCACGTCCACCGCGCCGGCCGTCCTGCGCGTCATGGAACGACTCGTGGCGTACGACCTCAAGCAGGTCCGCGCCAACCACGCCCGCCTCGCCGAACTCCACCACCGCGCCGAGCCCGACCTGGTGATCGTCAACGCGCACGACGCGGAGTTGTACGAGCGCATACGGAACCTGCGCGCCACCCAGGGCTGA
- a CDS encoding urease accessory protein UreF encodes MSRAALLLLADGRFPAGGHAHSGGVEAAIAHQAVHDTDSLQAFCRGRLHTTGLTTAGLAAAAAAGVDPLLLDAAADARTPAPALRAVARRLGRQMMRAARATFPSEELERLAAERPQGAHQPLVLGLAARAAGLTPLDAAHAAAYENAGGPATAAVRLLSLDPLDASGLLARLSPDIDAVAEAAAQAADRVAVEGINALPSASSPLLDITGEQHAAWTIRLFAS; translated from the coding sequence ATGAGCCGTGCAGCCCTGCTCCTGCTGGCCGACGGCCGCTTCCCCGCCGGCGGGCACGCCCACTCCGGCGGCGTCGAAGCCGCCATCGCCCACCAAGCCGTACACGACACCGACAGCCTTCAGGCATTCTGCCGCGGCCGTCTGCACACCACCGGCCTGACCACGGCCGGCCTGGCCGCCGCAGCCGCCGCCGGAGTCGACCCGCTGCTGCTGGACGCCGCCGCCGACGCACGCACCCCCGCCCCCGCGCTGCGCGCCGTCGCCCGCCGGCTCGGCCGGCAGATGATGCGCGCAGCCCGTGCCACCTTCCCCTCCGAGGAACTGGAACGGCTGGCCGCCGAACGTCCCCAGGGCGCCCACCAGCCGCTCGTGCTGGGCCTCGCCGCCCGGGCCGCCGGGCTCACCCCACTGGACGCCGCCCATGCCGCCGCGTACGAGAACGCCGGCGGCCCGGCCACCGCGGCAGTGCGCCTGCTCAGCCTCGACCCACTCGACGCCTCCGGGCTGCTGGCCCGCCTCAGCCCCGACATCGACGCCGTCGCCGAAGCTGCCGCCCAGGCCGCGGACCGCGTCGCAGTCGAGGGCATCAACGCCCTGCCGTCGGCGTCCTCGCCGCTGCTGGACATCACCGGTGAACAGCACGCCGCCTGGACCATCCGGCTCTTCGCCTCCTGA
- a CDS encoding outer membrane protein assembly factor BamB family protein — translation MAFGAAFVLLAQWYDRSATTEKKPDLVTGARGTFPAALGADAQATPERVIRRTPGDEVLVHGLGLRSTDSGVRAVNLRTGERYWRYERRDTTVTGAWLQASERTVVIWFPDRKLTAVDLRTGRPLWHTRIPGAKSRRPATGTVGRGQVVIDVRGSLRALSELDGRTLWTVKPRRSCDETPILSAYAFPDHLTVIRVSCDTLSAPKKDAGQPSTTPDVEKSAELLLGVDDRTGALLWERPSLADDLVVGDEATLVALDPDRLIPRVDLLDVSRAGVFERGEIRVRETWATVAGDGLLVSYLDPEIYDIDSNTVLSAYDLEDGHPLWTLRAPSRQAFGEPAIANGRVYVVRQKDFRYGDADTLTGADLLVLDADTGRPLHTLRLPELTAPERVDSRTVLDVAVADGAVTIRWRSGRNELLVVTD, via the coding sequence GTGGCCTTCGGCGCCGCGTTCGTCCTGCTGGCGCAGTGGTACGACCGGTCGGCGACCACCGAGAAGAAGCCCGACCTGGTGACCGGCGCGCGGGGCACCTTCCCCGCCGCGCTCGGGGCCGACGCCCAGGCCACGCCCGAGCGTGTCATCCGGCGTACGCCGGGCGACGAGGTCCTGGTGCACGGACTGGGGCTGCGGTCGACGGACTCCGGTGTGCGGGCGGTGAACCTGCGGACCGGCGAGCGGTACTGGCGTTATGAGCGCCGGGACACGACCGTCACGGGGGCGTGGCTCCAGGCGTCGGAACGCACCGTCGTGATCTGGTTCCCCGACCGGAAGCTCACCGCCGTCGACCTGCGGACGGGCAGGCCGCTGTGGCACACCCGGATTCCGGGGGCCAAGAGCCGTCGCCCCGCGACCGGGACCGTGGGCCGCGGCCAAGTCGTCATCGACGTCCGCGGCAGCCTGCGCGCCCTCTCCGAGCTCGACGGCCGCACCCTGTGGACCGTGAAGCCGCGCCGCTCCTGCGACGAAACGCCCATCCTGTCGGCCTACGCGTTCCCGGATCACCTGACCGTGATCCGGGTCAGCTGCGACACGCTGAGCGCCCCGAAGAAGGACGCCGGCCAGCCCTCGACCACGCCCGACGTCGAGAAGAGCGCCGAACTCCTGCTCGGCGTCGACGACCGCACCGGCGCCCTGCTGTGGGAGCGGCCTTCCCTGGCGGACGACCTGGTCGTCGGCGACGAGGCCACCCTGGTCGCCCTCGACCCGGACCGGCTCATCCCGCGCGTCGACCTGCTCGACGTGAGCCGCGCCGGGGTCTTTGAGCGGGGCGAGATCCGGGTGAGGGAGACCTGGGCGACCGTCGCGGGCGACGGACTCCTGGTCTCGTACCTTGACCCGGAGATCTACGACATCGACTCGAACACTGTGCTGAGTGCCTACGACCTCGAGGACGGACACCCGCTGTGGACGCTACGTGCTCCGTCCCGCCAGGCGTTCGGCGAGCCCGCGATCGCCAACGGCCGCGTATATGTCGTCCGCCAAAAGGATTTCCGATACGGGGACGCCGACACCCTCACCGGTGCCGACCTGCTCGTCCTCGACGCGGACACCGGACGCCCGCTGCACACCCTGCGGCTGCCGGAGCTGACCGCACCCGAGCGGGTCGACTCCCGCACCGTACTGGACGTCGCGGTCGCCGACGGGGCTGTCACCATCCGATGGCGCAGTGGGCGCAACGAACTGCTCGTCGTCACGGACTGA
- a CDS encoding TniQ family protein: MITRLRALPLRPPPVHGETIGSYLNRLADANHLTIGHLSSLIGPSRQHRRDDNRVGYWTPEGLSRLAALTSRSPASLIHAMPPLGTIVNPIRRLPLSATEEVIEPRRRPACRPCMARRHVRGLVIRSTPHHEGVCHRHRRWLLGDEQHRLTRLPEVLQANRRHQRIARRGTHPSTALAYVGARDRLIKWFTNEVGSPLLRQRWNRRLDALGEDPFGDPHRPSETRIELVAYPEVVVLTGLFASPHWRNHPRLPTETAQRFGIAPQELPSDLGRKRD, from the coding sequence GTGATCACCCGGCTGCGGGCGCTACCGCTCAGGCCGCCGCCCGTTCACGGCGAGACGATCGGCTCCTACCTTAACCGGCTCGCCGACGCCAACCACCTCACCATCGGTCACCTCTCGTCCCTGATCGGCCCGTCGCGACAGCACCGCCGTGACGACAACCGGGTCGGCTACTGGACCCCGGAGGGGCTGTCGCGGCTCGCCGCCCTGACCAGCCGGAGCCCGGCCTCCCTGATCCACGCGATGCCCCCACTCGGCACAATCGTGAACCCGATCCGGCGGCTGCCGCTGTCCGCCACAGAGGAGGTCATCGAGCCGCGGCGCCGCCCGGCCTGCCGCCCCTGCATGGCCCGCCGCCACGTCCGCGGTCTCGTCATCCGCAGCACACCGCACCATGAAGGCGTCTGCCACCGGCACCGCCGATGGCTCCTCGGAGACGAACAGCACAGACTCACGCGACTGCCTGAGGTTCTCCAAGCCAACCGCCGACATCAGCGGATCGCTCGCAGAGGAACCCACCCCTCCACCGCGCTGGCCTACGTCGGTGCCCGCGACCGCCTGATCAAGTGGTTCACCAACGAAGTCGGCAGCCCGCTGCTTCGGCAGCGTTGGAACCGCCGACTCGACGCGCTGGGCGAGGACCCGTTCGGTGATCCCCACCGTCCCTCCGAAACCCGGATCGAACTGGTCGCCTATCCCGAAGTCGTCGTTCTCACCGGCCTGTTCGCCTCACCGCACTGGCGAAACCACCCCCGGCTGCCGACCGAGACGGCACAACGCTTCGGTATCGCTCCCCAGGAACTCCCGTCGGACCTGGGCCGGAAACGTGACTGA
- the ureG gene encoding urease accessory protein UreG — translation MHLDHPDTMPQRHTHSAEPLRPDGRRAFRVGLGGPVGSGKTASVAALCRTLRESWSIAVVTNDIYTREDAEYLLREAVLPPERITAVETGACPHTAIRDDISANLEAVEHLEETLHPLDLVLVESGGDNLTATFSKGLVDVQIFVIDVSSGDDIPRKGGPGITTADLLLVNKTDLAPHVGADLATMAADAKRQRGDLPVIFTSLTSDGGVREVADWITAHLTEWHTKAAV, via the coding sequence GTGCACCTCGACCACCCCGATACCATGCCGCAGCGCCACACCCACAGCGCCGAGCCGCTCCGCCCCGACGGCCGCCGAGCCTTCCGGGTCGGCCTGGGCGGGCCCGTCGGCTCCGGCAAAACGGCCAGCGTCGCCGCGCTCTGCCGCACCCTGCGCGAGAGCTGGTCCATCGCCGTCGTCACCAACGACATCTACACCCGCGAGGACGCCGAGTACCTGCTGCGCGAGGCCGTGCTGCCGCCCGAGCGGATCACCGCGGTGGAGACCGGCGCCTGCCCGCACACCGCGATCCGCGACGACATCTCCGCGAACCTCGAAGCCGTCGAACACCTGGAGGAGACCCTCCACCCCCTCGACCTCGTGCTCGTCGAGTCCGGTGGCGACAACCTCACCGCAACCTTCTCCAAGGGCCTCGTCGACGTGCAGATCTTCGTCATCGACGTCTCCAGCGGCGACGACATCCCCCGCAAGGGCGGCCCCGGCATCACCACCGCCGACCTCCTCCTCGTCAACAAAACCGACCTCGCCCCGCACGTCGGCGCCGACCTCGCCACCATGGCCGCCGACGCCAAACGGCAACGCGGCGACCTTCCCGTTATCTTCACCAGCCTCACCTCCGACGGCGGCGTCCGCGAGGTCGCCGACTGGATCACCGCCCACCTCACCGAGTGGCACACCAAGGCAGCCGTATGA